One Rhinolophus ferrumequinum isolate MPI-CBG mRhiFer1 chromosome X, mRhiFer1_v1.p, whole genome shotgun sequence genomic window, CAATCCAGACTTCCCCACAGACATATGGGAGATTGGTGGCAAGTGGTGCTGAGCTTCATTAAACTggatctgtttttctcttgctttcttctgcAGTGTAAGATACAACCCACACAGGCTAGTTCATTCAtgcactttcttttaaaaaaaatagttttaacattgttttaatcAAGTAACATAGCTGTCAGAAACAGGAATTTTTAAGAAAGTTGAATAGAGCAAAGTGAAGGATTCCTGTATTATGATAGCCtctgttaataaaattattatgtgGATTTGAATTCTATTGGAAGTTTGGCACCAGAGTGAACACAGTCTAAGCCAAAATTTTCTCTCTAGTGTTTAGAAGTCCTGAACATGTTTtccttcagattaaaaaaaaaaagaaaaaaaaaacctctataaCAGAACCTCATTAGCTTGACACTGGGTATGTTGAGCACAACTTGGCTTTAGGCCACCAGTATCTCCTATAGAATTTCAGATAATGAAAGCAAACTGGCCTATGGCAAAGAATTTGAAACCTAGGTGAGATGTGAATTTACAAAAACCTCTTCTCTTTGGTGTGACAAAGCATATTCCTTCCAGGTATATGGCTTCCGCTTCAGTCTCATCAAACTCTATCAAAAGGCAGCTAGAGATCAACTCTTACATCTCCAGTATAATTGCTAAATTTAAATTCCTCAAAATATCAAGCTAACAAGGTTTTATTATATCAAatgtttgtataattttaatgtgaAGTAATTTTTACACACACTTGTTGAGGTCGCTTTATAATCTGTGAGATGGGTCACAAAGAAGTAGTTAGAGGGGTGAATGATGTAAGCCCATACTCCAAATAAAACTCACTCCATGGTTCTTGATTCCCACAGTGTACTTTTTATGGAAAGGAATAAGATTCAACAAGTTTCTACCTTGAAAATGATTTCTCAGGTATAGTCAGAATCTATATCAAGGTAGTTTAGATCAGCTAATTGGGCAATGAATTTACAAGGAAGTTTATTTCAAATCTAAAGCCCAGGATGGGCTGGACCAAACTCTAGTCACTTGCATTCAGTGGCCATCACCACAGACAACTTGAATGTCTGGTTATATTCAATGTGAATAAAACACACATTATAAGGGCAAAATTCGGTAAATCAATAACGtaattagacttagctagtttgcagtttgactcacttTATAGCTCGCTATCTAGCCACTTGTAGTTAGACgtagctagtttgcagttagatctaccctgatattcagctgttttctctttgtttctcccctcactaaTTGACTTAAAAACTTTTGTCCCCCTTTTTAAGTCTACACATTCCtcgttattttatttaatcagtagaatcctaacctggaaaggacaatttcttaatcctcaggtgcCTGGACACCCAGAGTCCAATTTGCAactctcttgctgtttttactGGTGACAAAGCCCCAGGCCACGGTGGCAGAGTCTGAGTCCGGAGATAACATTAATTTAAAACAGACCAGAGTTTTCAGCTTTTTCCTGACCTTCATCCTCCTTTGGGTCTCGTTCTCTGGCTTTCCTCACAGTATGGCCCCCAAACGCCAGTCTTCACTCCCACCTCAAACGAAGAAACCAAGactgcctcctgcccccaagcCGGAGAAGACATCGACCTCTCTGGACTTGCcgaagggagaaaaagaacagcaagaagCAATTGAACATATTGATGaagtacaaaatgaaatagaCAGACTTAATGAACAAGCCAGTGAGGAGATTTTGAAAGTAGAACAGAAATATAACAAACTCCGCCAACCATTTTTTCAGAAGAGGTCCGAATTGATCGCCAAAATCCCAAATTTTTGGGTAACAACATTTGTCAACCATCCACAAGTGTCTGCACTGCTTggggaagaagatgaagaagcgCTGCATTATTTGACAAGAGTTGAAGTGACAgaatttgaagatataaaatCAGGTTAcagaatagatttttattttgatgaaaatccTTACTTCGAAAATAAAGTTCTCTCCAAAGAATTTCATCTGAATGAGAGTGGTGATCCATCTTCAAAGTCCACTGAAATCAAATGGAAATCTGGAAAGGATTTGACGAAACGTTCAAGTCAAACACAGAATAAAGCCAGCAGGAAGAGACAGCATGAGGAACCAGAGAGCTTCTTTACCTGGTTTACTGACCATTCTGATGCAGGTGCAGACGAGTTAGGAGAAGTCATCAAAGATGATATTTGGCCAAATCCGCTACAATACTACTTGGTTCCTGACATGGATgatgaagaaggggaaggagaagaagatgatgatgatgatgaagaagaagaagggttgGAAGATATTGATGAAGAAGGGGATGAGGATGAAGgtgaagaagatgaagatgatgatgagggggaggaaggagaggaagatgaaggagaagatgACTAATGGAACATTGATGGATTCcaaccttttttaattttctccagtcCCTGGGAGCAagttgcagtcttttttttttttcctcttgtgctCAGTCGCCCTGTTTTTGaggtctcttttctctcctttacacCATGGTTCTcaccttattttgggggaaataatttCAGCAGAATACATTGGGAAAAGAATCTCTGCCCCTTTCtgttccaaattcatttttatcccTTCCTGTCGCAACAAAAACTTTATGGAATCAACACCACCGTGCtctgtgggaaaaaagaaaaaccttctgCTCCCTTAGCTCTGCTGGAAGCTGGAGGGTGCTAGGCCCCTGTGTAGTAGTGCATAGAATTCtagcttttttcctcctttctctgtataTTGGGCTCAGAGATTACACTGTGTCTCTATGTGAATATGGACAGTTAGCATTTACCAACATGTACCTGTCTActttctcttgtttaaaaaaagaaaaaaaaaaacaaaaaaaatggggtTATAGAAGGTCAGCAAAGGGTGGGTTTGAGATGTTTGGGTGGGTTAAGTGGGCATTTTGACAACATGGCTTCTCCTTTGGCATGTTTAATTGTGATGTTTAACGGACATCCTTGCAGTTTAAGatgacacttttaaaataaaattttctcctaATGATGACTTGAGCCCTGCCACTCGATGGGAGAATCAGCAGAAGCTGTAGGATCTTATTCGGAATTGACATCCTCTATTGtaattttgttcctctttatttttaaattttctttttgtttcactgGAAAGGAAAGATGA contains:
- the LOC117022275 gene encoding protein SET yields the protein MAPKRQSSLPPQTKKPRLPPAPKPEKTSTSLDLPKGEKEQQEAIEHIDEVQNEIDRLNEQASEEILKVEQKYNKLRQPFFQKRSELIAKIPNFWVTTFVNHPQVSALLGEEDEEALHYLTRVEVTEFEDIKSGYRIDFYFDENPYFENKVLSKEFHLNESGDPSSKSTEIKWKSGKDLTKRSSQTQNKASRKRQHEEPESFFTWFTDHSDAGADELGEVIKDDIWPNPLQYYLVPDMDDEEGEGEEDDDDDEEEEGLEDIDEEGDEDEGEEDEDDDEGEEGEEDEGEDD